In Streptomyces seoulensis, the following are encoded in one genomic region:
- a CDS encoding MoaD/ThiS family protein, translating into MSVTVRIPTILRTYTGGQAEVTAEGGTLAEVIEDLEKHHSGIAARVLDDQGRLRRFVNVYVNDDDVRFEGGLQTATPDGAGISIIPAVAGG; encoded by the coding sequence ATGAGCGTGACCGTTCGCATCCCGACCATCCTGCGCACCTACACCGGCGGGCAGGCCGAGGTCACCGCCGAGGGCGGCACGCTCGCGGAGGTCATCGAGGACCTGGAGAAGCACCACTCGGGCATCGCCGCCCGCGTCCTGGACGACCAGGGCAGGCTGCGCCGGTTCGTGAATGTCTACGTCAATGACGACGACGTGCGTTTCGAGGGCGGACTTCAGACCGCCACGCCCGACGGCGCGGGCATCTCCATCATTCCGGCGGTTGCCGGGGGCTGA